The following proteins come from a genomic window of Rhodobium gokarnense:
- the hutH gene encoding histidine ammonia-lyase, which translates to MILTPGSATLAQLEEIYRTPSAVTLERSFRPAIEAAAARVAEAANGEDAVYGVNTGFGKLASVRIAPKDTAQLQRNLILSHCCGVGERTPAPIVRLMMALKLLSLGRGASGVRWDIIELLEGMLANGIVPVVPAQGSVGASGDLAPLAHMSAAMIGAGEVDHDGRTVPAEKAFRAAGLEPVVLGPKEGLALINGTQFSTAFALAGLFEAWANARAAVVAGALSTDAIMGSTAPFVEEIHTLRGHRGQIEVSAALRHLMEGSAIRESHREGDKRVQDPYCIRCQPQVTGACIDLLRQAAFTLETEANAVTDNPLVLTSTGTITSGGNFHAEPVAFAADQIALAIAEIGAIAQRRVALMVDPALSFDLPPFLTPDPGLNSGYMIAEVTSAALMSENKHLANPCSTDSTPTSANQEDHVSMAAHGARRLARMNENLSHILGIEMLCAAQGVELRDGLNTSPPLAAAISRLRRDCDALGQDRYLANDMASAAALVRSGALVEAVGLADRLVLGGN; encoded by the coding sequence ATGATCCTCACCCCCGGTTCGGCAACGCTCGCCCAGCTTGAGGAAATCTACCGCACGCCCTCGGCCGTCACGCTCGAGCGGTCCTTCCGGCCGGCGATCGAGGCCGCGGCCGCGCGCGTCGCCGAGGCCGCGAACGGCGAGGATGCCGTCTACGGAGTGAACACGGGCTTCGGCAAGCTCGCCAGCGTGCGCATCGCGCCCAAGGACACCGCGCAACTGCAGCGCAACCTGATCCTGTCCCATTGCTGCGGCGTCGGCGAGCGCACGCCCGCGCCCATCGTCCGCCTGATGATGGCCTTGAAGCTGCTCTCCCTCGGGCGCGGCGCGTCGGGCGTCCGCTGGGACATCATCGAGCTCCTCGAAGGAATGCTCGCCAACGGCATCGTTCCGGTCGTGCCCGCGCAGGGCTCGGTCGGGGCCTCCGGCGATCTTGCGCCGCTCGCCCATATGAGCGCGGCGATGATCGGCGCCGGCGAGGTCGACCATGACGGCCGCACCGTTCCCGCCGAGAAGGCGTTCAGGGCCGCCGGGCTGGAACCCGTCGTGCTCGGCCCCAAGGAGGGGCTGGCGCTGATCAACGGGACGCAATTCTCCACCGCCTTCGCGCTGGCGGGGCTGTTCGAGGCCTGGGCCAATGCCCGCGCGGCCGTCGTCGCCGGCGCGCTCTCCACCGACGCGATCATGGGCTCCACGGCGCCTTTCGTTGAGGAGATTCACACCCTTCGCGGCCATCGCGGCCAGATCGAGGTGAGTGCGGCGCTGCGGCACCTGATGGAGGGCTCGGCGATCCGCGAGAGCCATCGCGAGGGCGACAAGCGGGTGCAGGATCCCTATTGCATCCGCTGCCAGCCGCAGGTGACGGGCGCCTGCATCGACCTGTTACGGCAGGCCGCCTTCACGCTGGAAACAGAGGCCAACGCCGTCACCGACAATCCGCTGGTGCTGACCTCGACGGGAACGATCACGTCGGGCGGCAACTTCCATGCGGAACCGGTCGCCTTCGCCGCCGACCAGATCGCGCTCGCCATCGCCGAGATCGGCGCCATCGCCCAGCGCCGCGTCGCGCTGATGGTCGACCCGGCGCTCTCCTTCGACCTGCCGCCCTTCCTGACCCCCGATCCGGGCCTCAACTCCGGCTACATGATCGCGGAAGTCACCTCTGCCGCACTGATGAGCGAGAACAAGCACCTAGCGAACCCGTGCTCGACGGACTCCACGCCGACCAGCGCCAACCAGGAGGACCACGTCTCCATGGCCGCGCACGGCGCCCGGCGCCTGGCACGCATGAACGAGAACCTCTCCCACATTCTCGGCATCGAGATGCTCTGCGCCGCGCAAGGCGTCGAGCTGCGCGACGGCCTCAACACAAGTCCGCCCCTTGCCGCCGCAATCTCCCGCCTGCGGCGCGATTGCGACGCGCTCGGGCAGGACCGCTATCTGGCGAACGACATGGCAAGCGCCGCCGCCCTGGTGCGGAGCGGCGCCCTCGTTGAGGCCGTCGGCCTCGCCGATCGTCTCGTGCTCGGAGGAAATTGA
- the hutI gene encoding imidazolonepropionase yields the protein MLLVDARLATMETGAAPYGLVEDGAVALDGARIAWCGPLRDLPAEYRDDERVDLGGRLVTPALIDCHTHLVYGGNRAREFEQRLQGASYEEVARAGGGIVSTVSATRAATEADLLADALTRVDALIAEGVATIEVKSGYGLDIETERKMLRIARRIGEERPVRVVTSYLAAHSVPPEYKGRADAYLDEVVIPGLEAAHREGLVDAVDGFCETVAFSAEQIGRVFDKAAALGLPVKLHAEQLSNQGGAALAARHGGLSADHLEYLDAAGVTAMAASGTCAVLLPGAFYTLRETQLPPIELFRSRGVPMAVATDCNPGTSPLASILLAMNMAATLFRLTPEEALAGVTRNAAKALGLTDSGVIRAGMRADLAIWDAGHPAELSYRIGFNALHRRIFAGAL from the coding sequence ATGCTGCTGGTCGACGCCCGTCTGGCGACGATGGAAACGGGTGCCGCGCCCTACGGGCTGGTGGAGGACGGGGCGGTCGCGCTCGACGGCGCCCGCATCGCCTGGTGTGGACCGCTCCGCGACCTGCCGGCCGAATACCGTGACGACGAGCGCGTGGATCTCGGCGGGCGGCTGGTGACGCCGGCGCTCATCGACTGCCACACCCATCTCGTCTATGGCGGCAACCGGGCGCGCGAGTTCGAGCAGCGCCTGCAAGGCGCGAGCTACGAGGAGGTCGCGCGGGCCGGCGGCGGCATCGTCTCGACGGTCTCGGCGACCCGGGCGGCAACGGAGGCGGACCTGCTGGCGGACGCGCTGACCCGCGTCGACGCGCTCATCGCCGAAGGCGTTGCGACGATCGAGGTCAAGTCCGGCTACGGCCTCGATATCGAGACCGAACGGAAGATGCTGCGGATCGCCCGGCGCATCGGCGAGGAACGTCCGGTGCGCGTCGTGACAAGCTATCTCGCGGCCCATTCCGTGCCGCCGGAATACAAGGGCAGGGCGGACGCCTATCTGGACGAGGTCGTCATCCCGGGCCTTGAGGCTGCGCACCGCGAAGGGCTCGTCGATGCCGTCGACGGCTTTTGCGAGACCGTTGCCTTTTCCGCCGAGCAGATCGGCAGGGTCTTCGACAAGGCGGCGGCCCTTGGGCTGCCGGTCAAGCTTCACGCCGAGCAGCTCTCCAACCAGGGCGGGGCGGCGCTCGCCGCGCGCCACGGCGGGCTTTCGGCCGACCACCTGGAATATCTCGATGCGGCCGGCGTGACCGCCATGGCGGCATCGGGGACCTGCGCGGTCCTCTTGCCGGGCGCCTTCTACACCCTGCGCGAAACCCAATTGCCGCCGATCGAGCTCTTCCGCAGCCGCGGCGTTCCGATGGCGGTGGCGACCGACTGCAATCCGGGCACCTCGCCGCTCGCCTCCATCCTCCTTGCCATGAACATGGCCGCGACCCTCTTCAGACTGACCCCGGAAGAGGCGCTTGCCGGCGTCACGCGCAACGCGGCGAAGGCCCTCGGCCTTACCGACAGCGGCGTCATTCGCGCCGGCATGCGCGCCGACCTTGCCATCTGGGATGCCGGCCATCCGGCCGAACTTTCCTATCGCATCGGATTCAACGCGCTCCACAGGCGCATTTTCGCGGGAGCGCTCTGA
- a CDS encoding formimidoylglutamate deiminase, with translation MQTIQAEQALVRGAWMRDVTVEIDADGRIGAIGQEAAPGAIRVGALLPAPANLHSHAFQRAMAGMTERRGPTGRDTFWTWRKLMFRFLDALTPDDIEAIAAFVQMEMLEAGFSAVGEFHYVHHQPDGRPYGDLAELSGRIAAAAEDSGIGLTLLPVLYQQAGCDGAPLGPGQVRFGNHIDRFARLLDGAAERVAGLPADTRVGVAPHSLRAVSPDGLAAAIDLAPGGPIHMHLAEQTGEVDEVLAAYGRRPVEWLLDNHDVDARWCLVHCTQMTDGETAALAATGAVAGLCPITESSLGDGIFNGVAYLADGGRFGIGSDSDIRIALAEELRTLEYSQRLRDRGRAILASDTKSTGRVLFEGAARGGAQATGRGSGEIDVGQWADLVALDTGHADLEDRRGDDLLDSFIFAGDNGMVADLWSAGRHVVRGGRHIRRDAIERGYRMTMRSLRERI, from the coding sequence ATGCAGACCATCCAGGCAGAACAGGCGCTCGTTCGCGGCGCGTGGATGCGCGACGTCACCGTCGAGATCGACGCCGACGGGCGGATCGGCGCCATAGGGCAGGAGGCTGCGCCGGGCGCGATCCGCGTCGGCGCGCTGCTTCCCGCACCCGCCAACCTGCATTCGCACGCCTTCCAGCGCGCCATGGCCGGCATGACGGAACGGCGGGGCCCGACGGGCCGGGACACGTTCTGGACCTGGCGCAAGCTGATGTTCCGGTTCCTCGACGCGCTGACGCCGGACGACATCGAGGCGATCGCGGCCTTCGTGCAGATGGAGATGCTGGAGGCCGGCTTTTCCGCGGTGGGCGAATTCCACTATGTCCATCACCAGCCGGACGGCAGGCCCTACGGGGACCTTGCGGAGCTTTCCGGGCGCATCGCGGCGGCGGCGGAGGACAGCGGCATCGGCCTGACGCTCCTGCCCGTCCTCTACCAGCAGGCCGGCTGCGACGGCGCGCCCCTCGGTCCCGGCCAGGTGCGGTTCGGCAATCATATCGACCGCTTCGCGCGGCTTCTCGACGGAGCAGCGGAACGCGTCGCCGGCCTCCCAGCCGACACGAGGGTCGGCGTCGCCCCGCACTCCCTGCGCGCGGTCAGCCCGGACGGCCTCGCGGCCGCGATCGACCTTGCGCCGGGCGGCCCGATCCACATGCATCTGGCCGAGCAGACCGGAGAGGTCGACGAGGTCCTTGCGGCTTACGGACGACGGCCGGTCGAATGGCTCCTCGATAACCACGATGTCGATGCGCGCTGGTGCCTCGTTCACTGCACCCAGATGACGGACGGCGAGACCGCCGCTCTGGCCGCGACCGGCGCGGTCGCCGGCCTCTGCCCGATCACGGAATCGAGCCTCGGCGACGGCATCTTCAACGGTGTTGCCTATCTCGCCGATGGCGGCCGGTTCGGCATCGGATCGGATTCCGACATCCGCATCGCGCTTGCCGAGGAACTGAGGACGCTGGAATACTCCCAGCGCCTGCGCGACCGGGGCCGCGCGATACTGGCCTCGGACACGAAATCCACCGGCCGGGTGCTGTTCGAGGGCGCGGCGCGCGGCGGTGCGCAGGCAACGGGCCGCGGCTCCGGCGAGATCGACGTCGGGCAATGGGCCGATCTCGTCGCACTCGACACAGGCCATGCCGACCTGGAAGACAGGCGCGGCGACGACCTGCTGGACAGTTTCATCTTCGCGGGCGACAACGGAATGGTTGCCGACCTGTGGTCCGCCGGGCGGCATGTCGTGCGCGGCGGACGCCATATCCGCCGGGACGCGATCGAGCGGGGCTACCGCATGACGATGCGGTCACTGAGGGAACGCATTTGA
- a CDS encoding GntR family transcriptional regulator codes for MTDTDTNSWRGVQSELLRRINEKEWPAGSLVPNEVDLAEEFGCARTTVNRAMRELADAGLLVRRRKAGTRVATHPASRVVLDIPIIRLEVEQRNAEWRQSLIEKTACVPPVRITSRLGLDPDAQMLHVRSLHFADNHPFLHEDRWMNIAALPGVERVDFSAVSSNEWLIENAPYTTGDIAFSAMNADAALADLLEAPLGAAIFVVDRITWDKDIPITSVRLSYAPGYRMNTKI; via the coding sequence TTGACCGACACCGACACCAACTCCTGGCGCGGCGTGCAGAGCGAACTGCTGCGGCGCATCAACGAGAAGGAGTGGCCGGCCGGCAGTCTCGTCCCCAACGAGGTCGATCTTGCCGAGGAGTTCGGCTGCGCCCGCACAACGGTGAACCGCGCGATGCGCGAGCTTGCGGACGCCGGCCTCCTGGTGCGCCGGCGCAAGGCCGGAACGCGCGTTGCGACCCATCCGGCGAGCCGGGTCGTCCTCGACATCCCGATCATCCGGCTGGAGGTCGAGCAGCGCAACGCGGAGTGGCGCCAGAGCCTGATCGAAAAGACCGCCTGCGTTCCGCCGGTCAGGATCACCAGCCGCCTCGGGCTCGATCCGGACGCGCAGATGCTGCATGTGCGCAGCCTGCACTTTGCCGACAACCATCCGTTCCTGCATGAGGACCGGTGGATGAACATCGCCGCCCTGCCCGGGGTCGAGCGCGTCGATTTCAGCGCCGTCAGCTCCAACGAGTGGCTGATCGAAAACGCGCCCTACACGACCGGCGATATCGCATTTTCGGCCATGAACGCCGACGCCGCCCTCGCCGACCTCCTGGAGGCGCCACTCGGCGCGGCGATCTTCGTCGTCGACCGGATCACCTGGGACAAGGACATCCCGATCACCTCGGTCAGGCTGTCCTATGCGCCGGGCTACCGGATGAACACCAAGATCTAG
- a CDS encoding TIGR02444 family protein has translation MTGQEQTPADGPEGALWAFALAVYGRRGVAEACLCLQDRCGADVPLMLAVLFAAGRGMAPDRGRMERLDTLCRDWRSEVVMPLRKARRWIKGRDWMETHAAVPALRDGIKALELEAERIELMALEAEVASWGEPARAPATTDYRNVLAEFLRFCEAGSGSDAEGADVEKAVATIVEAVRKETL, from the coding sequence ATGACGGGGCAGGAGCAAACACCCGCGGACGGGCCGGAGGGCGCACTTTGGGCGTTCGCGCTCGCGGTCTACGGCCGGCGCGGCGTTGCCGAGGCCTGCCTCTGCCTGCAGGATCGCTGCGGCGCCGACGTCCCCCTGATGCTGGCGGTGCTGTTCGCGGCCGGCCGGGGCATGGCGCCCGACCGGGGCCGAATGGAGCGGCTCGACACGCTTTGCAGGGACTGGCGGAGCGAGGTCGTCATGCCGCTCCGCAAGGCGCGCCGCTGGATCAAGGGGCGGGACTGGATGGAGACCCATGCGGCCGTTCCCGCGCTGCGCGACGGCATCAAGGCTCTGGAACTGGAAGCGGAGCGCATTGAGCTGATGGCGCTGGAGGCCGAGGTCGCGTCCTGGGGCGAGCCCGCGCGGGCGCCCGCGACGACGGACTATCGGAATGTGCTGGCCGAGTTCCTGCGGTTCTGTGAAGCGGGTTCTGGAAGCGATGCCGAGGGCGCCGATGTGGAAAAGGCCGTCGCGACCATCGTGGAGGCCGTGCGCAAGGAAACGCTCTAG
- a CDS encoding ABC transporter permease, whose protein sequence is MTRFDLGGMALRLFTALMMLFLIFPIGVTLIVSLNPREFLLPPTGITFEWFRAAWTSETFLRGMGVSLVLGVSASLIANALALPASMALVRNEFRGKGAVSLFIMSPMLIPTTIFSLALYIYFVRIGYGSGLLPLLVGHTIHVLPFAMRIQSASLHRFDPSLEEAARNVGAGRLRTLVSITLPTIRTGLVSSFALCFILSWNDFPISVFLAPPGWTPLPVELFSYIKFQYDAVAAALASSLIVLSAIAMVLIDRFAGLRRVMRG, encoded by the coding sequence ATGACGCGCTTCGATCTCGGGGGAATGGCGCTGCGCCTCTTCACCGCGCTGATGATGCTGTTCCTGATCTTCCCGATCGGGGTGACCCTGATCGTGTCGTTGAACCCGCGCGAGTTCCTGCTGCCGCCGACCGGGATCACCTTCGAGTGGTTCCGCGCGGCCTGGACCTCTGAGACCTTCCTGCGCGGCATGGGCGTCAGCCTCGTCCTCGGGGTCAGCGCCTCGCTGATCGCCAATGCCCTGGCGCTGCCCGCGTCCATGGCGCTGGTGCGCAACGAGTTTCGCGGCAAGGGGGCGGTGAGCCTCTTCATCATGTCGCCGATGCTGATCCCGACCACCATTTTCAGCCTGGCGCTGTACATCTACTTCGTGCGGATCGGATACGGGTCCGGCCTGCTGCCGCTCCTCGTCGGCCACACGATCCATGTGCTGCCCTTCGCCATGCGCATCCAGAGCGCCAGCCTGCACCGGTTCGATCCGTCCCTGGAAGAGGCGGCGCGCAATGTCGGCGCCGGCCGGCTCAGGACGCTGGTGTCGATCACGCTGCCGACGATCCGCACCGGGCTGGTCTCCAGCTTCGCCCTGTGCTTCATCCTGTCGTGGAACGACTTCCCCATTTCCGTCTTCCTGGCGCCGCCCGGATGGACGCCGCTGCCGGTCGAGTTGTTCTCCTACATCAAGTTCCAGTACGACGCCGTCGCCGCCGCCCTGGCGAGTTCGCTGATCGTGCTCTCGGCCATCGCGATGGTTCTGATCGACCGGTTCGCGGGCCTGCGCCGGGTCATGCGCGGATGA
- a CDS encoding ABC transporter permease → MLRRIAPPLVPVVIVLLIFVVAPMLWVFRTSFNELVDGAYMVDALTLKNYTRFLGNPWYLMNTLWFSIRIAVVTTAISVVCAYPVALYVARTHGLQRNILMTLIMAPLLIGLVTLVYGWIVIFRGGGLLNSLMIALHVYDEPVRYMWNIKGVVILLVYIGTPYIVLSLLDSIEKISPYLVEAARNVGASRWTAFWKIVFPLTMPGLYAGLVIVFSLNFAAFAVPLMVGDTSTQMIGLVIYREALLNNDLPFASALSVIMIAVNALILVGMAALFGRLILRKLESDR, encoded by the coding sequence ATGCTGCGTAGGATCGCGCCGCCGCTGGTCCCTGTCGTCATCGTCCTGCTGATCTTCGTGGTCGCGCCGATGCTGTGGGTGTTCCGCACCAGCTTCAACGAGCTCGTCGACGGCGCCTACATGGTCGACGCGCTGACGCTGAAGAACTACACGCGGTTCCTGGGCAATCCCTGGTACCTGATGAACACGCTGTGGTTCTCGATCCGGATCGCCGTGGTGACGACGGCGATTTCGGTCGTCTGCGCCTATCCCGTCGCGCTCTATGTCGCGCGAACCCACGGCCTGCAGCGCAACATCCTGATGACCCTGATCATGGCGCCGCTGCTGATCGGCCTGGTGACGCTCGTCTATGGCTGGATCGTGATCTTCCGCGGCGGCGGGCTGCTCAATTCGCTGATGATCGCGCTGCACGTCTATGACGAACCGGTCCGCTACATGTGGAACATCAAGGGGGTCGTCATCCTGCTGGTCTATATCGGCACGCCCTATATCGTGCTGTCGCTGCTGGACTCGATCGAGAAGATCAGCCCCTACCTCGTCGAGGCCGCGCGCAATGTCGGCGCCAGCCGCTGGACCGCGTTCTGGAAGATCGTCTTTCCCCTGACGATGCCGGGGCTCTATGCCGGGCTGGTGATCGTGTTCTCGCTGAACTTCGCGGCCTTCGCCGTGCCCCTGATGGTCGGCGACACGTCGACCCAGATGATCGGCCTCGTCATCTACCGCGAGGCGCTGCTCAACAACGATCTGCCCTTCGCATCGGCGCTGTCGGTGATCATGATCGCCGTCAACGCGCTGATCCTGGTCGGCATGGCGGCGCTGTTCGGGCGGCTCATTCTGCGCAAGCTGGAGTCCGATCGATGA
- a CDS encoding ABC transporter ATP-binding protein, whose product MSDHAIQVNGIQKLYGTVKAVDDVSFDVRQGEFTSLLGPSGCGKTTTLRMIAGFIDPSGGSIRINGREVTHLPPDKRDVGFVFQNYALWPHMTVAENVAFGLKLRRKKRAFIRNKIEEVLAVTGLTGYEDRLPKRLSGGQQQRVALARALALEPQLLLMDEPLSNLDRALRVSMRRELKQLQSRMKMTTLYVTHDQEEALSMSNRVVIMNGGRVEQIAEPYALYEAPASSFVADFVGITNFFEGTLVQCADGWDEVRLASGQVLKARAGEASAGKPGDVVRALIRPERIILLAEPEDGPNVLGGRVELSEYFGAVLRYTIRLDSGDVLRLEVHNFDRFLENGAPVQVRVPPEHLRVIPLDGRGRDAA is encoded by the coding sequence ATGTCCGACCACGCCATTCAGGTGAACGGAATCCAGAAGCTCTACGGTACTGTGAAGGCGGTCGACGACGTCTCCTTCGATGTCAGGCAGGGAGAGTTCACCTCGCTTCTGGGGCCGAGCGGCTGCGGCAAGACCACGACGCTGCGCATGATCGCGGGCTTCATCGATCCGTCCGGCGGGTCGATCCGCATCAACGGCCGCGAGGTGACCCATCTTCCCCCCGACAAGCGCGATGTCGGCTTCGTGTTCCAGAATTACGCGCTGTGGCCGCACATGACGGTCGCCGAGAACGTTGCCTTCGGACTGAAGCTGCGCCGCAAGAAACGCGCCTTCATCCGCAACAAGATCGAGGAAGTGCTGGCGGTGACCGGGCTCACCGGCTACGAGGACCGCCTGCCGAAGCGGCTCTCCGGCGGCCAGCAGCAGCGCGTGGCGTTGGCCCGCGCCCTCGCGCTCGAGCCGCAACTGCTGCTCATGGACGAGCCGCTCAGCAATCTCGACCGGGCGCTGCGCGTCTCCATGCGCCGCGAGCTCAAGCAGTTGCAGAGCCGCATGAAGATGACGACGCTCTACGTCACCCACGACCAGGAAGAAGCGCTGTCCATGTCGAACCGCGTCGTCATCATGAATGGCGGACGCGTCGAGCAGATCGCCGAGCCCTATGCGCTCTATGAGGCCCCGGCCAGCAGCTTCGTTGCGGATTTCGTCGGCATCACCAATTTCTTCGAGGGCACGCTGGTGCAGTGCGCCGACGGCTGGGACGAGGTGCGCCTCGCCTCGGGGCAGGTCCTGAAGGCCCGCGCCGGGGAGGCGAGCGCCGGCAAGCCGGGCGACGTTGTCCGGGCGCTGATCCGGCCGGAGCGGATCATCCTTCTGGCCGAGCCGGAAGACGGCCCCAACGTGCTGGGCGGACGGGTCGAGCTGTCCGAATATTTCGGCGCCGTGCTGCGCTACACGATCCGGCTCGACTCCGGCGACGTGCTGCGCCTGGAAGTCCACAATTTCGACCGGTTCCTGGAAAACGGCGCCCCGGTGCAAGTGCGGGTTCCGCCCGAGCATCTTCGCGTCATTCCCCTCGACGGGCGAGGCCGCGATGCTGCGTAG
- a CDS encoding extracellular solute-binding protein: protein MRTTLIISTALVALTVGTAAAQDCALRVTTWGGSYQATYEMVAEKFEQEHNCEIQWVVGSSPDHLIKSRLGQVDVTTNTLLNSIAGEKEGLWMELDASKIPNMANLYDNAKYSPYTIFANVGDYVLAYNTDHIPDAPESWDALWNPDYKNHVLIYGFDHIPTLSLMVLKAEQGGGGVDEIEPGLKRMAELVNSGNLIGGLDVESQMVSLFQTEDAWLGMLATGRMKELLGKGVTNVKFTRPEEGTFPLITTINIPKTANDPAMAAAFVDYILSPEVQLAFATRNLYAPTVKNAPIPEDFEFGDLLVQNEAFGRLFLPDQEKITAHKAEWQQELNEMTKK from the coding sequence ATGCGAACTACCCTCATTATCTCGACAGCCCTGGTGGCGTTGACCGTCGGTACGGCAGCGGCCCAGGATTGCGCCCTGCGCGTCACCACGTGGGGCGGCAGCTACCAGGCCACCTACGAAATGGTCGCCGAAAAATTCGAACAGGAGCACAATTGCGAGATCCAGTGGGTCGTGGGGTCGAGCCCCGATCACCTGATCAAGTCGCGGCTCGGCCAGGTCGACGTGACGACCAACACGCTCCTGAACTCAATCGCCGGTGAGAAGGAAGGCCTGTGGATGGAGCTCGACGCCTCCAAGATCCCGAACATGGCCAACCTCTACGACAACGCCAAGTACTCGCCCTACACCATCTTCGCCAATGTCGGCGACTATGTCCTCGCCTACAACACGGACCACATCCCGGACGCCCCTGAGAGCTGGGATGCGCTGTGGAACCCGGACTACAAGAACCACGTCCTGATCTACGGCTTCGACCACATCCCGACGCTCAGCCTGATGGTCCTCAAGGCCGAGCAGGGCGGCGGCGGCGTCGACGAGATCGAGCCGGGCCTGAAACGCATGGCCGAACTGGTCAACAGCGGCAACCTGATCGGCGGGCTCGACGTGGAAAGCCAGATGGTCTCCCTGTTCCAGACCGAGGACGCCTGGCTCGGCATGCTGGCGACCGGGCGGATGAAGGAGCTGCTCGGCAAGGGCGTCACCAATGTCAAGTTCACCCGGCCGGAGGAAGGCACCTTCCCGCTGATCACGACCATCAACATCCCCAAGACCGCGAACGATCCCGCAATGGCGGCGGCCTTCGTCGACTACATCCTCAGCCCCGAAGTGCAGCTCGCCTTCGCGACGCGGAACCTCTACGCGCCGACCGTCAAGAACGCGCCGATCCCGGAGGACTTCGAGTTCGGCGACTTGCTTGTGCAGAACGAGGCCTTCGGCCGTCTCTTCCTGCCGGACCAGGAAAAGATCACCGCCCACAAGGCGGAATGGCAGCAGGAACTCAACGAGATGACGAAGAAGTAA